CCCTGGTTTGGTGGAAGATTCCTCATGAGGGGTGTGGCAGGAGGCTTCCGTCCATGTCTGGGAGCCCAGGTCCTGGCAACCAGGATAGGGGACTTTCCCTAGGTCCTCTTTGGACGCCTTCTAGGATGGTCCCCCAGGCCAGGGCCAGAAAACGGCTTCTGCCAGCATTAGAAGCCAGCCTTGTCCCTGGGTTGTAGACAGGAAGGTGACTGAGATGTGCCCATAGAAGCCAGGAAAGCTGGCTGGTGGGCATGTTGGGGAACAAAAGCCAAGGGACATCCTCTAGTTACAGCTTGGTGGGGGCTGGCTCCCAGAGCCTCCTCTTTCCTGTGATGTCACTGGGGCGAGCCCTGTACATCATTCTACATGATGTCACAGGGGGCCTTCCACATGATGTCATGGGGGTCAAGTCATTCTTTGTGTTATCTGTAAGGGGTAGGGTATGGTATTTTGTGTTGTGACATGGGGGTGTAAAGCCAGTCTCGGTGACATTCCATGAGGCATCTTTGGAACTGGAGCTTCCTCACATCCCATGTGATGTCCCGAGGGGCCAGCCATCAAGTTATCATAGGTGATATCATCTAGGCCCTCCAGAATTTTGCATTTCAAGTGACATCTCTGGGCTGGTGGGGGGCATGCTGTTATGGAGGAACAGGCCTGCGGAATTTGGCGTTGTGCATGATGTCACTGAGAGTGGGTCTGAGCCATCCTGACATTGCATGTAATGTCCCTGGGAGTGTGGCCTTGACATGACAGGAGATATTCTTGGCATGCGGTGTCTATAGCAATCCTGTGTGATCACCCTGGGGATAGGGGGCCCCAGACTAACATTCTTGATGTTGTTAGTGTGTAGGATTTGGGATCTGGCCCCCACACCTGCATCTCCTCTTCTGGAAGTCTGAAGCCAGCCACATAGTGCTGAGCCTTGCCCCATGCCCCAGCAGATCTTGCTTCCACAGCTCTTTGCCTCCCTGCCATGATAGCCCTAGGCACTTGCCCTGGGGTGCTCCCCTGAGGGCTCCTCTGTTCTGGCTACTAGCCTGGCAGAGTCTCTGTGGTGGTGCTGAGTCTTAACTCGTGCATATACCCTCCCTCCTGGAGCCCAGAAAGTGCTCCATGGGTTTTGGGGGTGCAGCCATTATAGTAGGCTAATTGGTGTAACAGAGAGCCCCCAAGTCTCAATGGCCTAGCATAGCAGAAGCTTACTTCTCTCTCGTGCAACATCAGATGCAGTATTTCTTAATCCTCTCTCCTCCAAGCAGTGAGTCAAGGATTCAGGTCCTTCCTTTGGTGGCTCGGCTGTCCTCTTCTGGGTCCTCTGCATCTAGTCGGCtaagaagcagagagagtgcaggatGACAAGGATGGTGGCTAGGGGCAGGGCTGGAAGTGGCGGGTATTGCTTCCATCCACATTCCCCAAgccagggctgggctctgggTCACATTCAGATACAGAATGCTAGGCAGAGGGGTGATGGTGTGCCAGGAGGAGGCATCGGGCTTGGGGAGCAGCGGGTGCTGGTCACAGTGAATGAAAGTGGAAATGGCAGGCCTCTACTGGATGATCCCTGGTGACTCTTCCTCGAGAACGGCCCATCCCTGGGTCTACCCTTTGTATGCTCACTTCCCCCCCCCCATCTGTCATTCTCTCAGATCACACCGGGGAGCAAGGCCGCCCAGTCCCAGCTCAGCCAGGGTGACCTCGTGGTGGCCATCGACGGAGTCAACACAGACACCATGACCCACCTGGAAGCTCAGAACAAGATCAAGTCTGCTAGCTACAACCTGAGTCTCACGCTGCAGAAGTAGGTGGGAGCTCTCCAGAGCAGGGGGTAGAGGGATGTGGGCATCAAGGGCCCAAGAGAAGGGGTCCGGCAGCAATCACGTGGGCCCAGCCTGTGCCACAGGATCACACAGGAAAGTAAGGAGGGCCTCTGGACCAGGAGGAGGACAGGGCCAAGCCATCAAACACCTGACACGTCTGTGCCTCACTTTATGGATAAGCCTTGGGGGGTCGGGGCGGTCATAGTGCTGCCAGTCAGTGCGGGGGGAGTTGGGCCTGAAAGCCCTGCCTCCTCTTTGCTCCAGATAACCTCCCAAGGACCTAACAGAAGCCCATGGGAGCAAAGTGTCCAAGGGTCATGACTTCCTCATTCTGGTCAGGCCCAGTGCCTTCCTGGAGTCACCCAGTCCATGGGGAGGACAGTGGACCTGAAGCTGTGACCCAATGACTCGGGTCTCTGATGCTCTCTATCTCCAGCCCTGCCCTGGCAGGAGCTCCTGGTCTTAGTGGCAACGGTCTTCACTTGGACGCCTTTCTGGTTTCTTCCAGGTCAAAGCGCCCCGTCCCCATCTCCACAACAGCACCCCCGGTCCAGTCCCCTCTGCCAGTGATCCCCCACCAGAAGGTAGGTGCTGACTCCACTCTCAGCGGTGGTTCCTGTGGGGTGGCCCCTGGTCTGCCTGCCTGGCCCTTGGTGGGCCCAAACCGGACAGAGTAGTAAGATTAGCCGTCTCCTTGCCCCAGCTATGGCTGAGCATGAGGGAGTGGGGGCAGGCCCCCAAGAAGAGGCGTTCCAGCCCCCATGCAGTACCAAGTGtggggtgtctgcctgggtgCTGGTCCTGGGACCTCATGGCTGGTGCTGGGAAACCAGCCTAGGCCATGGTGTTTTTAGGAGAGGGATCTTCCTCCCAGCTAGGTGGGGACAAGGATCCTGAGGGTGCTGGGAAGGGGGGTCACTGGGGCATGAAAGCCAGAGACCCTGGTTCGAGCAGCCAGCCCAGGCATGGAGGGAGGGGGCCTGCTGGTCCTCAGAGTTTATCTCTGACATAGGGTCTCTCCTACCGTTTTCCACTGCCCCTCGGACTGGATGTCCCAACAGCCCCCTCAGAGGTGCTGATGGTAGTCAGGCACAAGCACAAGGCAGGCATACCTCACCACATTGCCTACCACCCCCTCAGTGCTCCCTTGAAGCAGTTCAACCCTGTGTGCCAAAAGGACTTGACCTGAAGCATGGaaggccctccccacccctcctgcagGGCCCACTCCCTGCCTCCTGCATGACCTCATTCTGATACAAAGAGGCTGACAGGGGCTTGGGGTGGGTGACAGATGGGGAAAGGGAGCAGAGGGCTGCTTGGGAGAAGCTGCACAGGCAGACTGTGGGAACAAGTTGTCAGCCCCGCAGGGTCCCCGTTTTCCCTCTTGCATTTCTACTTTGCCTGACCACTGCCAGCTCAGGGTGGGGGGCCTCTGGCTGGCCATGTGGAGGCATCTCAGTATGGGGTTGGTAGAGCAGGAGGCCAGGCTGTGCCAACTAGGGGCTTCCACTCAGGGCAACggaaagcagagagaggatgGAGGGGGCTCTCCCCAACTCCCTGAGGCCCACGTCCCCTTTCCCGCAGCCCTGCAGGTGGGCTGGCTTGGCTTGGCTTTTTGTGTGGGGCTGGCACTTTGGTCAGGGGGATGTGGGCCTCGGGGCCAGGGATGggcgcctccctccctctcctcgaCAAAACCCTTCTCTTGCAGGTGTCCGTTGTGTCCCCTCCCGAGCTCTGCGTGGTCGAATCGGGGGGCAGGCTGCTGGGCGCTCACACTAACACCTGTGTTTCAGGTCCTTGCAGAAGCGCTGGGACCCGTATGGCCTCTAAccgctctcttctctctcccctgcatGGCGCTGCTCTGGGCCAGGACCCCGCTCGGGACATGAACGGCAGCCCGGCGGCCCTCAGCCCCAACCCTGAGGCAAGGGCGAGTCTGGGCACCCCGGGCACCCCGGAGCTCAGGCACACCTTTAGCTCCTTCTCCCAGACCTCCGTCTTCTCCTCACACACCGAGGCCTCTGAGCCCGGCCCTCCGCGGGGCAGCCCAGGGGCCAAGACCAGCCTGGAGGGAGCCCTGGACTCATTCAGCCCGAAAGCCCCGCAGGGCTCGAGCCAGCCAAGGCAGTATAACAACCCCATTGGCCTGTACTCAGCAGAGACCCTGAGGGAGATGGCTCAGATGTATCAGATGAGCCTCCGAGGGAAGGCCTCAGGTGCTGGACTCCCAGGAGGGTAGGTAACAGGTGCGCCGCTCTCTGCTGGTGGTCTGGGGCCACCGGGGTCCTCAGTGCTCACGGAGGCTCTGCCAGACAGTCAGAGCTAGGAGTTGACCTCAGTCGGCCCACGCAGTGGCACAAGCCTGGAGCCGTACAAGTAACGACCTGGCCGGTATTTTTGTCAGGAGCTAGACGtgtcattattttccataagCTGGGGTGACGTGTTGGATCCtgcagagggggaaactgaggctcagaggtttAGTCGAGGTCCAGCCGTCCCACTGCTAATTGGCTAAGTGAGGTCTGAATGCAAGAGATACTGACTCCCAAAACGTCCACACCAGCACCCCCTTGCCACACaatgcccccccgcccccacgatGAAGCCTGCTGCCTCAAGGAACCCTGGGACAAAGGTCCCTCCCCTGGAggagccctgaggcaggagcagggAAGCAATAGAAAGGTAGGAGGGTAAGTTCTCTGGGGGCTGGGAGTGATCTGGGAAGGCTGCCTGTAGGTGGGAGCGACTGAGCTGGGTGCAGAAAGATTCAGGAATGGGGTGAGTGTCATGGGCTTGTAGAACTGAGCCTAGATAGAATGAGGCAAGGGAGAACCGAGGACAAAGAGAGTGTGTAGGAGAACGGTAGCCTGCCCCCCACAACCTGCTGAGCACCAGCTGGTGGGACTCTGTGAGCACAGGAGCTAAAAGAACCTGCAACCAGGGTGCGCATCGTGGAGGGGTTGAGGGGAGGGAGTCCCCAAGCCAAGCACGTGCTAGCTTCTAAGCCCTTCCTGCTTGTATCTTATTCTAACTTCTCGGCT
This Neovison vison isolate M4711 chromosome 2, ASM_NN_V1, whole genome shotgun sequence DNA region includes the following protein-coding sequences:
- the LDB3 gene encoding LIM domain-binding protein 3 isoform X4, with protein sequence MSYSVTLTGPGPWGFRLQGGKDFNMPLTISRITPGSKAAQSQLSQGDLVVAIDGVNTDTMTHLEAQNKIKSASYNLSLTLQKSKRPVPISTTAPPVQSPLPVIPHQKDPARDMNGSPAALSPNPEARASLGTPGTPELRHTFSSFSQTSVFSSHTEASEPGPPRGSPGAKTSLEGALDSFSPKAPQGSSQPRQYNNPIGLYSAETLREMAQMYQMSLRGKASGAGLPGGSLPIKDLAVDSASPVYQAVIKNQNKPEDEADDWARRSSNLQSRSFRILAQMTGTEYMQDPDEEALRRSRERFETERNSPRFAKLRNWHHGLSAQILNVKS